One genomic segment of Nocardia spumae includes these proteins:
- a CDS encoding GTP-binding protein: MDSGVFDSTAQVDTRNAKPTSAKIVVAGGFGVGKTTLVGAVSEIVPLRTEALVTNASVGVDSLAAVPTKATTTVAMDFGRISLADDLVLYLFGTPGQYRFWFMWDDLIRGAIGAVVLIDTRRLEDSFAAVDYFEARGLPFLVAINEFDDAPRYPLEDIRQALAVPADVPIMSIDARRREPVKQALVSVTEYALRKVVQGY, encoded by the coding sequence GTGGACTCCGGCGTATTTGATTCGACGGCCCAGGTCGATACCCGCAACGCCAAGCCGACCTCCGCGAAGATCGTGGTGGCAGGTGGCTTCGGTGTGGGTAAGACGACCTTGGTCGGTGCCGTATCGGAAATTGTTCCGCTACGCACCGAGGCTTTGGTGACCAACGCCAGTGTGGGCGTGGACAGCCTGGCAGCCGTGCCGACGAAGGCCACCACCACGGTGGCCATGGACTTCGGCAGGATCAGCCTCGCCGACGATTTGGTGCTTTATCTGTTCGGCACACCCGGCCAGTACCGCTTCTGGTTCATGTGGGACGACCTGATTCGTGGCGCCATCGGGGCGGTAGTGCTGATCGACACCAGACGGCTCGAGGACAGCTTCGCTGCCGTCGACTACTTCGAAGCTCGCGGCCTGCCGTTCCTGGTGGCCATCAACGAGTTCGACGACGCACCGCGGTACCCCCTGGAGGACATCCGCCAGGCGCTGGCCGTTCCGGCGGATGTGCCGATCATGTCGATCGACGCACGCCGGCGCGAGCCGGTGAAGCAGGCGCTGGTCTCGGTCACCGAGTACGCGCTGCGCAAAGTGGTTCAGGGTTACTGA
- a CDS encoding roadblock/LC7 domain-containing protein, which translates to MNPDLGGTNRQLDWLVSNFANEVPGVAHAVLVSADGLLMAASAQLPVDRAEQLSAVTAGLASLSVGVSNLFEGGTVLQSVVEMEHGYLLLMAVGDGSYLAVLTNTSCDIGQVGYEMALLVERVGQTVQATPRVTMGS; encoded by the coding sequence ATGAACCCCGATCTAGGTGGTACGAACCGTCAGCTGGATTGGCTGGTTTCGAACTTCGCCAACGAGGTTCCGGGCGTCGCTCATGCCGTGCTGGTTTCGGCGGACGGCCTGTTGATGGCCGCGAGCGCGCAATTGCCCGTTGACCGAGCCGAGCAGCTGTCGGCTGTGACCGCAGGTCTGGCCAGCCTCTCTGTCGGCGTTTCGAACCTGTTCGAAGGCGGCACGGTGCTGCAGTCGGTGGTCGAGATGGAACACGGATACCTACTGCTCATGGCAGTCGGTGACGGTTCCTACCTGGCCGTGCTGACGAACACGTCGTGCGATATCGGCCAGGTGGGATACGAGATGGCTCTGCTGGTCGAGCGCGTGGGCCAGACAGTTCAGGCCACACCTCGCGTCACGATGGGTTCCTGA
- a CDS encoding DUF742 domain-containing protein has product MDIDNQHVGSAEPSLVRPYSLTAGRTRPTVELALEALVASHPVAFERQFELTNIETSIVELCRESPSVAELAARLGIPIGVARVLVADLIEAGHVRVSATLKDDSSDDERRELIERVLSGLRRI; this is encoded by the coding sequence ATGGACATAGACAACCAGCACGTGGGGAGCGCCGAGCCAAGCCTCGTCCGTCCGTACTCGCTGACTGCCGGTCGTACCCGGCCGACGGTGGAGTTGGCCTTGGAGGCACTTGTCGCATCGCATCCGGTCGCTTTCGAGCGGCAGTTCGAACTGACCAACATCGAGACGTCAATCGTGGAGTTGTGCAGAGAATCGCCATCGGTAGCGGAACTGGCCGCCCGACTGGGTATTCCGATCGGGGTGGCACGTGTGCTTGTCGCCGACCTGATCGAGGCGGGACATGTGCGAGTTTCGGCGACTTTGAAAGACGATTCGAGCGACGATGAACGTCGCGAGCTGATCGAAAGGGTTCTCAGTGGACTCCGGCGTATTTGA